In a genomic window of Penaeus vannamei isolate JL-2024 chromosome 10, ASM4276789v1, whole genome shotgun sequence:
- the LOC113818460 gene encoding kininogen-1, protein MKKMKTWITILMTVMALLVSLTAGKPAGWYRRPNGVLKNRYVQMRILAQRYLDYLHYMNSLGYHEYGHDHGSGYDGGHDHGHGHELNHGSGHDHGFDHGSGHDHGFDHGSGLGHGFDHGFGHGNGLDHGSGHDHGFDHGSGLGHGLDHGSGHDHAHGHDCVHSHAEESSYTSH, encoded by the exons ATGAAGAAG ATGAAGACATGGATAACCATTCTGATGACTGTGATGGCTTTACTGGTAAGCCTCACAGCAGGGAAGCCAGCTGGTTGGTACCGGAGGCCGAATGGTGTTCTCAAGAACAGATACGTCCAGATG AGAATATTGGCTCAGAGGTACTTAGATTACCTGCACTATATGAACAGTCTCGGTTATCACGAATACGGACACGACCATGGATCCGGATACGATGGCGGACACGACCACGGACACGGTCATGAACTCAACCACGGATCCGGACACGATCATGGATTCGACCACGGATCCGGACACGATCATGGATTCGACCACGGATCCGGACTCGGTCATGGATTCGACCACGGATTCGGACACGGTAACGGACTCGACCACGGATCCGGACACGATCATGGATTCGACCACGGATCCGGACTCGGTCATGGACTCGACCACGGATCCGGACACGATCACGCACATGGCCATGACTGCGTACACAGCCACGCAGAGGAGTCTAGTTATACAAG cCATTAA